The DNA window CTACTCCCTGGAATCCGAATGGGAGTGGTCAAGTAATGTCTTTAGTTTATAACGGAGCAACGGTTTATGCAGGAGGAGCATTTACTACGATAGGGGGACAGGCTCGAAATCGAATTGCTGAATTAGACCTTGCTAACGGTAATGCAACTGCTTGGAATCCTAATGCTAGCCTTGGAACAATCAATGCGATAGCGTATGATGCAACTAACGTTTACCTTGGTGGAAATTTTACATCGGCAAATATTGGCGGGCAAACCTATACTCATCTCGCTGCTGTATCTCGAACTACCGGAGCAGGAGTTGCAGGCTGGTGTCCAACAACGACTACTTTTCCTGTAAGCGCATTGGTATTAACTGGTGGAGTTCTATTTGCAGGGGGAACTTTTGGTGGAAATCTTTGCTCACTCACTATCTATAATTTTGGTGGACTTAATCCAGCAAATGCGGCTAGTAGTGGTTATCCGTCAGGAGGAGGGACAGGGGCAGGTGCTGGGGTCAATGCACTTGCAGTGAGTGGGAATAATTTATATGTAGGTGGAGCCTTCAATGGGGCTGGTGCCTTTTTTAATCAGGTTAGAAATTATTTGGGATCGACTACTACTGCTGGGGTTCTTAATTCTTGGGATCCGAATGCGAACAATACTGTGAACGCAATCACAACCGTAGGCTCAGCCGTAATTATAGGAGGGACTTTTACTACGATTAATGGAGGCACGGCTGTGAATAGACTTACAATCGTTGATGCAAATACTGGACTCATTAGACCTTAGACAAAATCTAGAAATGCTCTAGAGATTGCTAAAAAACTTTTCTTTTTTAGTTTGAAATTTCTCTATTAGTCAGCAAAGTGTAATCTAATTATCTAAGGAGTCTATCTTGAATCAAAAAAGTTTTTCTAAATTTCTAATACTATTACTCGTGAGTCTTCTCATGAACTGCGGCTACAATCGCATACAGGAACTCGATGAAGAGGTTAATGCAAATATGGCGGAGATATTAAATCAATACAAACGTCGCGCTGATTTAATCCCAGGACTTGTAAAAATTGTAGAAGGCTATGCAAGTCATGAAAAAGAAGTGTTAGTTGAAATCACAAAGGCACGTAGTAGTGTAGGTGGCTTACAAGCGACACCAGAACTAGTAAACAATCCAGAAGCATTTAAGAATTTTCAAAACGCACAGAACTCTCTTGGCTCTGCTTTACAACGTCTTCTTGTGGTAACAGAGCGTTATCCTGATCTCAAAGCTAACGAAGGCTTTCGAGATTTACAAGCGCAATTAGAAGGAACAGAAAACAGAATCGCAGTAGCCAGAGGACGTTATATAAAAGCTGTTCAGGAATACAATGTCACCATTCGTCAATTTCCAACAGTGTTAACTGCTAAAATGTTTGGGTATGGAACTAAGACTTCTTTTACAACTGAGAATGAAGCGGATATTAAGAATTTGCCGTCTGATATTTCTAAACCACCTGAAATGGATTTCGGGAAGAAGAAATAAGATTTGCCACCGAGGTACGGATTCGATAAACTCACCGCAGGCGCCGACACAGAGGGAATTTTAATTCTATTCATGTACATCGTGTGAAAGAGAGTCATAGAAAATATGATTCAAATGAAGTATTGTAACAGAATCACAACTAACCTTAATTACGAAAACAAATAGAGTTTTTTAAAAAGAACTCTATTTCTCTCTCTTTGTCTCTGTGGCAATTAGCTATGTTGTGTAGTTACAATTGTGTAAAAAATTATTCTTGCTAGTATTCAGTCTCTTTGCATCCTGTTTGTCATCCTTTTTAATTTAGTGAGTCAAAATGAAATTAACGTTACGATTATTTCTATTCCTTGTAATTTTACTTGGTTTATTTTGCGAGAAGAAACAAGATAAAGCCGCTTTTAATGAACGAGAATCCAAAGGAAAAATGGATTTAACGAATTGGGATTTTGGGAAGCAAGGCTACAAGAAATTAGATGGTGAGTGGAGGTTTTATTGGAAGGAACTCAGACCACCAGAAGATGCTATGCTTGAAGTAACTTCTGATCATTATTCGACAATTAAAGTCCCAGGCTCTTGGAATGATTTTATGGTAGACGGTAAAAAAGTGGGCGGCTCGGGCTTTGCTACCTATGCGCTTTATCTACATTTGCCTCCATCGTTAAAAGGAAAAATACTTACACTCAAAATTCCGCATATGGGAACGGCTTATAGACTTTTTGTGGATAACGAGCTATTAGCCGAAAATGGAGTAGTTGGAAAATCCTACGAAGATATGAAACCTCAATATCTAAGTTTGACTCGTAGTTTTATTGTTAGCAGTGAATCTGTGTTAATCACCATCCATGTTTCCAATTTTCATCATAGGAAAGGAGGAATTCGTTTTGACTCGCTTTATTTAGGAAAAGAAGAACAACTCCAGGCTTTACAGGCAAGCAATACAATTTATATTTTTTTCTTAATGGGAAGCTTGGTCATAATGGCGATTTACCATTTTGGTTTATTTTTCTTACGAAAAGAAGATATTGCCGCCCTTGTGTTTGGAATCTTTTGCTTTCTAGTTTCTATTCGTTTATTCTTTATTGGCGATGTGTGGATAACGTCTATTTATCCCACTTTAGATTGGTATTGGATGTATCGGTTTGAATATCTTTCTTTGTATTTTTCTGCGCCCACATTTACCTTATTCACTTTCTATGTATTTCGAAGTGAGTTCAATAAAAAGGTTTTGTATTTGACGCTTCCAATTTATATTTCGTTATCTGCTTTAGTTTTATTTTCAAAGCCCAGTGTTTTTTCTCTAAGTCTTAATTTCTTTCAAGGAATTGCAGTTTTAAATTCTCTGTATATTCTTTTTGTTATTATTCTTGCCATTATTCGGGCAAAGGAAGGTGCGATTGCTGCACTTATAGGTTTTGTTTTATTTGTATTTACAATTATAAATGATTTGCTTTATAATAATGAAATCATTCTAACGGGTTACGGTAATTTGCTTCCACTTGGAGTATTTCTCTTTATATTTTCTCAATCTTTTATTCTATCTCAAATCTTTTCTAATGCGTTTAAATCAATTAAAACTCTTTCGAAGAACCTAAGCCAAACAAATGAGGCATATGGTCGTTTTGTGCCAGTTGAATTTTTGAAGTATCTTAATAAAAAAAGCATTGTGGATATTCAACTAGGCGATCAGATGCAAAAAGAAATGGCGATTCTATTTTCAGATATTCGTTCCTTTACAGATTTAAGTGAGAAACTTACTCCACGAGAAAATTTCAACTTTTTAAATTCTTATTTGAAGCGGATGAGTCCTATTATCCAGAAAAACAATGGCTTCATTGATAAATACATTGGAGATGCGATCATGGCTTTGTTTCCAGGAGAAGTAGAAGAGTCCATTCAAGCTGCGATTGAAATGCAAAAGGAAGTTCGTGTTTACAATCAACATAGACTAAAGGAAGGATATGATCCAATTAAAATTGGTTGTGGAATTCACACTGGAAATTTGATGCTTGGAATTATTGGAGCAGATGCTAGAATGGAAGGAACGGTGATTGCTGATTCGGTAAATGTTGCTTCTAGAATTGAAGGACTTACAAAAGTGTATGACGCATCTATTTTGATTAGCGATGTGATTCTTAAAAAGCTAAAAGACCCTTCCATTTTTCATTACAGATACATTGACAAAGTAAAAGTTAAAGGCAAAACAGAATATACCGTTATCTATGAAATCTATGATGGGCAGCCTAATTTTATGATTGAGTTGAAAACCCAAACTAAAGAATTCTTTGAAGAGGGAATTACATTATACTATGAAAAGAATTTTAAAGATGCCATTCCTGCTTTCTTACGGGTAATGGATATTAACCCAAATGATGTAGCTTGTGCCATTTATTTAAAGCGAGCAAAGTATTATCTGGAAAATGGAATTGTAGAATTCTTGGAGTGATTTTTTAAGATTACCACCGATGGACACCGATAAAAGAACGATAAAAAAAAGATATGGATTCAAATTAAATTTTCATTATTAAAGACCAATTGTATTCTTTAAAGGTGTTTATTCGCGGTAAAACCATTTTATGTCGCAGTATATGTCTTGACATCAACAATTAATTTCACATACTTGGAATATACTCCTTCAACTCTTAAGATCAAATTACCTGATCAGATAGCAAAGAATTCAATGTGAGGATAACTCACAGGGAAAAGCATTTCATGCAAAAATCAAACGATATCCGCAAGGTAGCATTCCTTGGGGATTATCTCCCGCGTAAATGCGGTATAGCCACATTTACCAACGACCTTCGCACTGCCGTTTCACAAGAGTTTAAATCCATGCAATGCTTAGTCGTTCCAGTGAACGATATAGAGAGTAATTATGATTATCCGACAGAAGTTCGTTTTGAAATTGCAGAGCAAGATATACCTTCCTATCTTCGTGCAGCCGATTTCTTAAATATAACAAATGTAGATGTATTATGCGTGCAACATGAGTTTGGGATATACGGTGGTTTGGCGGGAAGTCATGTGCTTGCACTTCTACATGAACTACGAATGCCGATAGTTACAACACTTCATACAATACTTAGAGAACCTAATGTAGAGCAAAGACGCGTTATGCGCGAATTGATTCGGTTATCCACTCGACTAGTAGTCATGACAGAAAAAGGGAAAGAATTTCTCTTAGATATTTATCAAGTGCCTGAAAAGAAAATAGACTTAATACCACACGGAATTCCTGACATGCCTTTCGCAGATCCGAACTATTTCAAGGATGAATTCGGCGTTGCTGGCAAACAGGTATTACTCACATTCGGACTTTTATCTCCCAATAAAGGAATTGAGTTTGCATTAAGGGCACTTCCTCGAATTGTAAAAGATTTTCCGAACATTGTATTCATTGTAGTGGGACAGACGCACCCCAATTTACTTCGTAATGAAGGAGAACTATACCGGTTAAGTCTTGAGAGGCTTGCAAAAGATTTGGGAGTGCAAAAGCATGTAGTCTTCTTCAATCGGTTTGTAGAACAAGGCGAACTCATGCGATTTATTGGTGCTGCAGATATATATTTAACTCCGTATCTTACTGAAACGCAAATCACATCCGGGACTCTGGCTTATGCATTCGGAGCGGGTAATGCTGTTATATCTACACCTTACTGGCATGCAAAGGAATTATTAGCCAACAACCGAGGAAAACTTATTCCATTTCAAGATGCTGGATCAATTGCAGATGCAGTGATTGATTTGTTGCATGATGAATCATTTCGTCATTCTCTTCGTAAGAATGCATTTCAAATAGGAAGAGAAATGACTTGGAGTAATGTGGCAATAAACTATGTAAAATCTTTTTATCAGGCAGGTCAAGATCATAGTTTTGTTGGACGAAAGTCTTCTCCGATTAAAACGCTAGATGAACAACCGGACCAATTACCTGCTTTGAAATTTGATCATCTATTGCGACTTACTGATTCAACTGGAATTTTTCAACATGCTAGTTTTACCGTTCCAAATTTTACAGAAGGATATTGCACGGATGATAATGCAAGGGCGTTGCTACTTACATTAATGCTTAGAAAATCAGGCAATAGTATTTATCGGATAAATGAATTAGCCGCTACTTATTCTGCTTTTTTAAATTATGCCTTTAATCGACAGAATCATCGGTTCCGAAATTTTATGAGCTTTGATAGACGTTGGTTAGAAGAGGTAGGCTCGGAGGACTGTCATGGTCATGCTCTTTGGGCATTAGGTTATTGTGTTGGCAGTGCGGATAATGGAAGTTTATCTATGCTTGCTGCTGAACTATTTGAGAAGGCACTTCCTGTTGCTGCTGATTTTTCTTCACCACGTGCTTGGGCATTGACATTAATTGGAGTTGATCATTATTTACAGAGGCTAAGCGGAGATAGACGTGCAAGCCATATCCAAGAATCTTTAGTTGCTAAATTATTGCAGCGTTATGCAGATGCATCAAGTGAAGATTGGCAATGGTTTGAAAATGGACTTTCTTACGCCAATGCAAAGCTTTCTCATGCATTAATCTTGAGCGGCAAACGAACGAATAACCACACAGCACTCGCTATTGGTCTTAAAACATTGCGCTGGCTTGTAAAATTACAAACATCAGAAGCGGGATCCTTTAGACCTGTAGGATCGAATGGATTTTTTCAGAAGGGAGGGGAAAGAGCAATCTTTGATCAGCAACCAATTGAAGCACAAGCTATGGTATCCGCTTGTATTGAGGCTTACTATGCGACAGGCGACATGTCTTGGGCGGTGGAAGCACGGAGAGCATTCGAATGGTTCTTAGGAAGAAACGATTTAGGATTGGCAATGTATGATTCAAACAGTGGTGGTTGCAGAGATGGACTTCATATAGATCGCGTAAGTCAAAATGAAGGATGTGAGTCTACTCTGGCATTTCTCTTGGCACTTTCAGAAATGCAAACATTGCAAAGCACTCTCATTAGTTTTAAAGATCCGGCAGGAGAATAAATATGGAAAAAGAAAAACAATCAAAAGAAATCGATATTTCGGCAAAGAAAATAAAGGCAGTTCATGCAAAGAGAATTGGACCTACTCTTACACCGGATCGTTCCAGAGTGCTCATGCGTCCTTTTTTTCCCGTGAAAAAAGAAATCGCGAGACGAATAGTGTCTCAAGTAATGACTCTATCTGATTTTGAAGTAGCGGATTTACTGAAGCAGGTATTGGGTGAATTTGAAAATAGGCATGAGAATGTAGAGCTAATCTTTAAAAACCGCTACTTACAAGTTCATAAATTCATCGGTGATCTAGAAGATACTTCTATTGAGCGGCAAACACTAATTGGCTCTTACTTCTCACATGAATATTCTCCTGAGTCTGCTGCTTTGTTCAATCCTTCCATCGTGCTTCATCCCGATCAGACGGAACTTCCTTCTGGCTCTATCCGCTTTATATTAAGTCTTCGGGCTACAGGAGAAGGACATATTTCTTCCATTACGTTTCGAACAGGGAATGTGAACGCAAAACATAGAGTTACCCTCACACCATCTGTTCCATTTGTAGTAGAGCCAAAACCAATTAATAACTTAGTTTATGAGAAGGGGCTATTTACTCGTAAACTCCAAGAAGCAGGACTGCATAATTCATTTTGTAAACAAGTATTAGAGCAATTGCAGAATGAGTTTGTTCTACATGATTTAAGAAGAGTTCTCGAAGCGGAGAGGGGCAAGATGGGATCCTTTGATGTAATTACTGATCGTGCAGCTCATGGTATATTGCTATTAGCCGAATCAAACTTTGAAGTAGAATTTAATGTAAATAGTCAGACTTCCCAGAGAGTATTATTTCCATCTGTTCCCAGTCAAAGCAATGGAATTGAAGATGCGAGATTTGTTCGTTTCGAAGAAGATGATCACAGTTTTACATACTATGCAACCTATACAGCGTATGACGGCAAAATAACATTACCCCAAATGCTAGAGACTAAAGACTTTGTGCATTTTAAATTTCTAACACTTAACGGTCCTGCCGTGCAAAATAAGGGAATGGCTTTATTTCCTAAAAAGATAAGTGGAGCTTACGCAATGTTATCCCGCCAGGATGATGAAAATATATTACTGATGTATTCAGACAATATTCACTTCTGGCAAACACCTACTTTACTTTTAAAGCCAAAAGAGCCCTGGGAATTTGTAAAAATTGGAACTTGTGGTTCTCCCATTGAAACGGATGCTGGTTGGTTAGTATTAAGTCATGGAGTAGGACCTATGCGTAGATATTGTCTTGGTGCATTTCTCTTGGACTTAAAAGATCCTTCGCGGGTAATTGGTCGTTTGCGTGAGCCACTCCTTGTGCCGAATGAAGCAGAGAGAGAAGGCTATGTTCCAAACGTTGTATATACTTGCGGAGCACTATTGCATGAACATGAACTGATAATTCCCTACGCGATGAGTGATTATGGAACTAGCTTTGCCTCAGTAGGTCTCGATGAGTTATTAGAGTCGATGGAATAGTCAGGATTGATTTAATAGATCAATATAATGTTTTATTTGTGTTTGTGTCCAGCGGAGTTGATCAATTAAGTGGAGGATAATAGGGATTGACTCATCGTTCGCTCCGAATTCTTGTTTTAAATCTTGTATCAGTAATATTCTATCGAGGTCTTCTTTGTCTAAAGTTTTTTTCAGTATCAATTGGGATAATCCAATCCCTTTCGATACAATCATGAATAAAGAATTCATTTATTCCATACAATTCAATAATTTCGGTGATTTCATATACCATGATCTTCGCTCCGCGCTCTAGGATTATAGGGATTTTTTTTAGTCCACGTTTTTATAAATTCTTTGAATTCAGAATCCATATGTTCCGGAAGGGTTATCTTAATAATTACAATTTGGTCTCCACGCGTTTTGCCTTTTATCGGCATTCCTTTTTCCTTTATGCGAAGTTTTGTTCCAGTGTTAACGTTAGGCGGAATTGTCATCATAATTGTTCCATCTATCGTTGGAATTTTGATTGTCGCTCCATTGACTGCTTCGTCTAGACTAATTGGAATTTCAACTTCTAAATTGCTTTCATTTATTTTAAAAATAGAAGAAGGTCTTATATTTATTTCAATGTAGGCATCACCGGGTTGACCTTTTCCTATTCCCTGACCACCCTGATTTTTAATTCGTAATTTTTCTTTATTTTCAATGCCCGCTGGGATTTTTATTTTTAATCTCTTTCCAGCACCAAGAGTAACTTCTTTTTCTATACCATGTATCGCATCTTTTAGGTCAATCTCAAGGCTAAATAGATGATCTTTTCCTGGTAAATCTGCATTACCCGCACCTCTACCAGAAAAGAAAGTCTTGAAGAGGTCATCTGCATCTCCATCAAAATGATAGGCATACCGTCCACCATCTTCTTGATAATCATTGGAATAGGTTCTAGCTTTCTTCGATGATTCTGTAAATTGTTCATCGTGAATGCCTTTCTCAAATTTTTCACGGGCTTCTTTATTTTCAATTTGCTTGAAAGCTACGCTGATTTCTTTGAATTTTGGCTCCATGTCCTTGTTATTTGGATTTAAGTCAGGATGGAATTTTTTGGCTAGTGCTCTATAGGCTTTTTTGATTTCTTCATCTGTTGCGTTTTTCTTTACACCAAGGATTTCGTATGGATCTTTCATAATCAATTGCCATTTATGAATGTAAAGAATTTTGGATAGAGTGATTTAATAGTCATTAAATACATACGACTAGTAAATCAAAAAAGGTTTTCTTTGCCTATTACTTTTTTTAAAAACTCGCTTGAAAGTCAACCATCACTCTTCTACCTTCTCGGATATAATCGAAGGGATAATCTGCTCTACGCGCTAACGTTTGGTGTGAATTGAATAAGTTGGTTACGTAAAGACCTAGCTGCATACTTTCTGCGAATTTGTAGGATACTCGAAAGTTGACGCTAATCCATGCTGGGACATTCTTCGGACGGTATTGGGGAAAAGAGTAAGGATTGCTATTTGTATTACTTGTGTTGTATCCTGTGAGCGGATCTATTGGACCTTGGTCATTGGTTCGTCTGTATACTGCACCCTGTCTCTGGAGGCTAATAGAGCCTATCCACTTTTCCCATGTTGAGGATATACCAGCATTAGCCGTATATCCAGGTGAGTTTTTAATTTCGTTTGGATGTTTTGAAATTGTAGCATCTAAATTATTATCCAAAAACCGATAGAATCTAGAATAATTAACGAAGGTTGAAAAATATTTAAATGAAGTTAGAAGCTCTGTTTCAATTCCTCTTGTCCCAAGTGTATAAGCATTCACGATTGAATTACTCGTTCCGCTGTAATCAATTGCGTTTTCAAACCTTGTATTAAATCCATTGATGCGCAAATTGAAATTGGAATTAATCGTCCAATCCATTGCAATCTCACTAGTCTTAATTACCTCTGGGCTAATTTTTCTAGGATTATTCGAACCTCCCACATAAGTATTGACACCGAATAATTCCCCAGCCGATGGCTCTCTGAATGCTCTTCCTATCATCGCTTTAAATGTAAGTCTATCCGAAAAAAAATAAACAATCCCACCGCGTGGACTTGTTCTGCGGTAAGTCTTATGCTCGTTAGGCACAAACGGTGCACTTAAGTATTGGCTGGGAATATTATAAGTGGTTGATTCTTGTGTGTTGGGGTCAGTTACTGTTATCCCCGGAATGCCAATCCAATTTTTATATGGCTCATCTATCCCTCGAAATTTAATAGATGTTTCATCATAACGGATACCGGCTGTAAACTCCACTTTATTGTTAAAGAGTTTACCACTCGTTAGCTGCGCAAAAGGAGCTATTTTTAGAATAGGACGATTTTGTATCCACTCCATGGAAGGGTTTAGAGGAAGAAATGCTCCGCTTGGGTTTGTGTTCTGGTCTCCTAGGATATTCATATTTATATTGCTATTATGGCTAATGTCTCCGTTATAAGAAAGTCGATTTCCTTCTACTCCTGCAACAAATGTTCCTCCGTTGGAAAGTAAATAGGTCAATTGTGCGCGCAAGAATAGATTCTCTATTTTTGATTTTAGATTTTCGGTTACACCGGACGGATAATCAGGACTATTCGGTAGTGCCCTGTAGTTATAATCCCAGTATCCGTTATTGTAGCGCATAACGTATTCTTGGCTTAATTTATCTGAAATATTCTTGGAATACTTTGCAGTGAATACATCTCTATATTCAGTTTGTCTGTCTTTTATATCAGGGACATTCTGCAACCAACCATCGAATGCTTGGTAATTCCATTTCTGTCTATGGTATTGAAAAGATAATCCTTTTAAATCACCTTCCCCTTCCAACTTTGTGAACAGGTAATAACTATTACGCTCATCTCGGTGTTGAAATTTTTGCAAAAACCCAAATGCATCTTTTCTTCCTGAGCCGTCATAGTTTGTATAATTATTTCCATCTGTTTCATAGGAATTATAACTAACCACATGAGAAAACATTTTTCCTTTATTGCCAGTAATTAAATCATAAATTCGAGTTCCATAGTCTCCCATTCTGGCTCTAAGTTTTAAAGCTCCGTTTAAATCAGAGCCGGAAAATGTATTCAGAGATATAACGCCGTTAGTCGCATTGGAACCATAAAGTGCAGATCCAGGTCCCCGAATAACTTCTAGAGATTTAATCATATTTAGAGGAGTAATTTCCCAGGTAAGAGCTGTCCCATAAAATAAATCGTTATGTTGAACTCCATCAACAAGCATAAGCAAATGATTGTTATTCCAACCTTCATACATACCCCTTGATGAAACAGTTCTACGATCGTTTACTTGAGAAGGGGCAAAGCCCGGTAGCTGGAAGAGAATATCATTAATAGAAACCCTTCCATAATCTCTGATCTCTTTATCAGAAATTACAGATACAATATTGGGTGCTTCATTTGTTTTCTTTGCAATCTTAGTAGCGGATACTGTTACTTGTCCCTGTAATAAATCGAATACTTCTGTGGCTGCTTGCTCTGCGGCTTTTTCATTTGTCTGCAAGTATGGTTTTAGTTTTTCGGATAAGCGAGAAGAGGATGCGTATTGTTCTAAATTGCTGGGATTTTTTTTCTTATTTGGATTGGACCTGAGGATAAGAGATGTTTTGTTTGCTAATTTCTCTACGATAGACTGATCGCTTTCTTTTAATTCCTCTTTATCTAATTGTAATCCTTCTGATTGATAAATTTCATCGGTGATACTGTAAGCATCTATCATTTGTCCGCTCTCGGGGTCATATACTTGGATGTATAAATTTAAGTTTGAGTCAGAGTTTTTTTTATTGTAAAATCCTTCGAGGAGAAAACGCGCATTAGCCTGCTTTGCCTCCGTTAGTCTTTCTGATGTAGTAGATTTAGTTGAATCAACTGGATTCAAACCTGACCCTTGAATTTTTTTGTTTAGTGTAGATTGAATTTCTTTCTCTATATTTGAGTTTCGATCTGATTCATGAGGTTGAAAATTTCCAATATACACTGTCTTTGATGGAGTAACCTGCTGGGCATGAAGAACTATCGAGTTAAAAAAAATAAGCCCGAGCAAATACAGAGCTAATCTTAATTTACCAATAGAATAGTGAACTGATGAGGAATATACAGTTTTCAAGGTTTTCTCCCATTGCAGGTTTGCGAATTGCAACTCTACTTCTAAAAGAATTCTTGTAAAGGAAAAACTATTTTTTTATTATGAATATTGAGGTTATTCTGAATACAACTACATTCCAATATCTTTACATTCAAAATTTCTAATTTAAAATTACTTCGCTTTCCCATACTTAGCTAAAAACTTTTCTATGAGAGGGAAAATTTCTCTCTTCGCATTCTTTCCCATGACGAGGCAAGCATGACCGTAATTTCCACTGAAGCCTTCGCTCTCAGAAATGGTGTGGAATTCTTTGTATTTAGAATTTACTTTGTTATATACTGACTTGAGACTGCTTGGAGTGGCTACGTTATCGTATCCGCCGGCGATGAATAGAATCGGACAGGTAATTTCAGTTTGCAATTCTGTGTAATTGTATTTTTCGTCAAGAGAAACTATATCGCCACCCTTTGCAACCCAATTGAGCATTTGTGTCATGAGTCCATCTGGAATATTTTCAATACCAACTAGCATTTTCTTAACTGTGTTCTTAGGAGTGACTTGGGGATTATAAAAAAATTCTTTAAGTGGAGAATTAAATAAACTAACGAACGGCAAAATGAACTTAGCCAGTAGTTTTATATCTACTCTCTTAGAAAAAGAAATATACTTCAGAGCAATCTTTCCAAGCACTGGACTAGAGTGTGCAAGGTTACCCGGACCTCCTAGAGAGACGAAACTTTTAATCTTGTCTTTTTGTTTTTTCTGAGAAATTCCAAGATAAGAATATAAAATCATAGCACCCATTGAATGCGCTACCCAATTGATTTTTGGTTTACCGGAAATATTACATACTTCATTTATAATTGCTGGAACATCTTTCTCTACTATATCATCGAAAGAAAAGTTTTCATTTTCTGATTCTGTATAGGATTCACCACAGCCTCTAAGAGATACGGCATACACATCGTAGCCGATAGTCTTTAAATGATAGGCAAGGGAATGGTCTGTGTCTAAATCCATGAAGTATTTATTGGTTATAATTCCATGAACGAGGATAATAGGCATTGCACCCATTAGAGGCTTATGCGGTTTATGCCTGTGAATAGCAAGATTCCAACTGTTATTTGTGATAGCAAAGAAAACTTCATCCGCAATATCAGACACTGGATATTTTTTTAAAAAATATCTTTTATACAAAGGGTAGGTTAAAAATGATACAAGCAGAATGATTGATAGAATCAGCAGAAAGAAGCCACCTAGAATGCTGATGCAAATTAATAAAAGGATTGTGCTCGGAAAGGAAAATTTCTTTGTTTTAGTTTTTTTTTGACTCACATATTTTAAAAAAATTTATTTCACTCCATTGTCAAGTAAAGGAATATTGTATGAACGATTTAAATTATCAACCCTATCGCTCGCCAAATGGCTGGTATATGCTTGCTTTTCCCGAACACTGGGAGGTCGAGGTGATTGAAGAGATTCCTGCATTTTATGATCCAGATGGTGCAGGCGCATTGCAAGTATCTGCCTTTGAAAATAAACTAGGCACCTATGATTTGGCAGAAGAGTTAGCAAGATTCTTGGCTTTTCATAAAATCGAATACGATGAAAACTGCATCGCTAGTTTTACCAATAACCTGGGCAGCAAAA is part of the Leptospiraceae bacterium genome and encodes:
- a CDS encoding LemA family protein yields the protein MNCGYNRIQELDEEVNANMAEILNQYKRRADLIPGLVKIVEGYASHEKEVLVEITKARSSVGGLQATPELVNNPEAFKNFQNAQNSLGSALQRLLVVTERYPDLKANEGFRDLQAQLEGTENRIAVARGRYIKAVQEYNVTIRQFPTVLTAKMFGYGTKTSFTTENEADIKNLPSDISKPPEMDFGKKK
- a CDS encoding adenylate/guanylate cyclase domain-containing protein is translated as MKLTLRLFLFLVILLGLFCEKKQDKAAFNERESKGKMDLTNWDFGKQGYKKLDGEWRFYWKELRPPEDAMLEVTSDHYSTIKVPGSWNDFMVDGKKVGGSGFATYALYLHLPPSLKGKILTLKIPHMGTAYRLFVDNELLAENGVVGKSYEDMKPQYLSLTRSFIVSSESVLITIHVSNFHHRKGGIRFDSLYLGKEEQLQALQASNTIYIFFLMGSLVIMAIYHFGLFFLRKEDIAALVFGIFCFLVSIRLFFIGDVWITSIYPTLDWYWMYRFEYLSLYFSAPTFTLFTFYVFRSEFNKKVLYLTLPIYISLSALVLFSKPSVFSLSLNFFQGIAVLNSLYILFVIILAIIRAKEGAIAALIGFVLFVFTIINDLLYNNEIILTGYGNLLPLGVFLFIFSQSFILSQIFSNAFKSIKTLSKNLSQTNEAYGRFVPVEFLKYLNKKSIVDIQLGDQMQKEMAILFSDIRSFTDLSEKLTPRENFNFLNSYLKRMSPIIQKNNGFIDKYIGDAIMALFPGEVEESIQAAIEMQKEVRVYNQHRLKEGYDPIKIGCGIHTGNLMLGIIGADARMEGTVIADSVNVASRIEGLTKVYDASILISDVILKKLKDPSIFHYRYIDKVKVKGKTEYTVIYEIYDGQPNFMIELKTQTKEFFEEGITLYYEKNFKDAIPAFLRVMDINPNDVACAIYLKRAKYYLENGIVEFLE
- a CDS encoding glycosyltransferase family 4 protein, with product MQKSNDIRKVAFLGDYLPRKCGIATFTNDLRTAVSQEFKSMQCLVVPVNDIESNYDYPTEVRFEIAEQDIPSYLRAADFLNITNVDVLCVQHEFGIYGGLAGSHVLALLHELRMPIVTTLHTILREPNVEQRRVMRELIRLSTRLVVMTEKGKEFLLDIYQVPEKKIDLIPHGIPDMPFADPNYFKDEFGVAGKQVLLTFGLLSPNKGIEFALRALPRIVKDFPNIVFIVVGQTHPNLLRNEGELYRLSLERLAKDLGVQKHVVFFNRFVEQGELMRFIGAADIYLTPYLTETQITSGTLAYAFGAGNAVISTPYWHAKELLANNRGKLIPFQDAGSIADAVIDLLHDESFRHSLRKNAFQIGREMTWSNVAINYVKSFYQAGQDHSFVGRKSSPIKTLDEQPDQLPALKFDHLLRLTDSTGIFQHASFTVPNFTEGYCTDDNARALLLTLMLRKSGNSIYRINELAATYSAFLNYAFNRQNHRFRNFMSFDRRWLEEVGSEDCHGHALWALGYCVGSADNGSLSMLAAELFEKALPVAADFSSPRAWALTLIGVDHYLQRLSGDRRASHIQESLVAKLLQRYADASSEDWQWFENGLSYANAKLSHALILSGKRTNNHTALAIGLKTLRWLVKLQTSEAGSFRPVGSNGFFQKGGERAIFDQQPIEAQAMVSACIEAYYATGDMSWAVEARRAFEWFLGRNDLGLAMYDSNSGGCRDGLHIDRVSQNEGCESTLAFLLALSEMQTLQSTLISFKDPAGE
- a CDS encoding glycoside hydrolase family 130 protein, whose protein sequence is MEKEKQSKEIDISAKKIKAVHAKRIGPTLTPDRSRVLMRPFFPVKKEIARRIVSQVMTLSDFEVADLLKQVLGEFENRHENVELIFKNRYLQVHKFIGDLEDTSIERQTLIGSYFSHEYSPESAALFNPSIVLHPDQTELPSGSIRFILSLRATGEGHISSITFRTGNVNAKHRVTLTPSVPFVVEPKPINNLVYEKGLFTRKLQEAGLHNSFCKQVLEQLQNEFVLHDLRRVLEAERGKMGSFDVITDRAAHGILLLAESNFEVEFNVNSQTSQRVLFPSVPSQSNGIEDARFVRFEEDDHSFTYYATYTAYDGKITLPQMLETKDFVHFKFLTLNGPAVQNKGMALFPKKISGAYAMLSRQDDENILLMYSDNIHFWQTPTLLLKPKEPWEFVKIGTCGSPIETDAGWLVLSHGVGPMRRYCLGAFLLDLKDPSRVIGRLREPLLVPNEAEREGYVPNVVYTCGALLHEHELIIPYAMSDYGTSFASVGLDELLESME